From the Cloeon dipterum chromosome 4, ieCloDipt1.1, whole genome shotgun sequence genome, the window CTGGCATTCCTTTTCCAGAAACACGTGCACAGCCTCTCTCCTTGGGGATTTGGGGCAGCATCTTAGTATGCTGATACctcatattttttcctctcccaTTTCACAATCAGCGCATTTGACAAGAGGTGcattcttctctctctctctctctctctgttgttGGCCCATATTTTTCGacgacatttatttttgttccctTGAACCTTCCAAACATGCATACCCTCCATCTATCTCTCCTTTGTGACTTCCTTCCCTCTTCCCAGCAGCGAGGGAAGTgtctctcgttctctctcCTCTCCTTGGAGAGCAGATTTTTGTTAGTTGAAAAGTCGAATAAGCTGACTGAGCAGAGAGAGCACAAACCAGAATTCGTATTCATGGTCTTGATTTAGGTTTTGGGGGAATTTACAAGGAGCCTCAAATAATTCGATTCCCTTTTTTGCGCAGCATACACCCTATTGAGTTCGAAGGTTTGTGAGTATTACTAGTTTGTCAAGTTAAACTTTCAGCTCggcttgaaaaaaaatcacacgtGGTGCTTcaaataagcattttttttctacGGGTTTTTACTGtatgtttgatatttttgtggaaaaactATTCAAATCTCAGGAAGCTGACTTTCCCAGCACCAAATCGTTTCTTTTTTGAGGTGTTTGTGAATTATATTTCCTACTTGcaaagtgagaaaaaattgtcgTTGTTTCTGTGCGTTTTccacaaatttcaattcaaattttaatatagcaGCGTTGCAGATAAATGCAAATGAGACATGAGCCCAATTATGTTATAAACCTGAAGGGGGCATTAAATCAGCAAGAATTTGGGTTATAATCTCAGAACGTATCAAGAAATTGATAACGGCcgctgcaacaaaaaatattaatcggcattcaaaatattcccgtcagaataaaatttgttaggctattattttttatttttacagtatGGTTACAGCGAAAGGGGAACACGTGGTTTTAACGAGCActcgtaatttaaaatttaatttctggttTAGGTAAGAGTCGACTATCTATAATTACTCAAATGCATTCAATTGAAATGAAGCTGGCAATTCGCTAAACTCAACATATTTCATTGAGAATTAGGCCCGATttggctttcaaaatttatccatGTTATGGTTCAGCGTGGTTATATTTCCAGTGTTCGGAAAAAGccggcatttttaaaacaatttcgacCAAGCCGGTTATAACCGGTTTTTAGCCGGCTGAATTGGCtaaaattggctgaaattaGGTTTCCTTGAGCTGAAGTATGTAAAGTAAGAAGAAAATGGTTTCACctgaaaaatcatgattttgaatctttttattaaaaaatatttcatgaaaattttttctattcccgtaattattaattgagcTCGTTTtatgcctaaaaattaaaccaatttaaaaaatgccaattttagcCTGGCAAAAATAGCTCGGTTTCATCCGGTTTTAACCGCCCCGGCAAAAACCGGCTGGTCAAAATTGCGAACACTGTATATTTCCCCATACACTATCATATTatccagacaaataaatacaaaatcaacataattactaaaaatatggTTAGTAACTGGTTCAAAACCTCTTGAAAACTATTGCTTTAAAGATTTTTGGAATAGACTGAAGTATTCATTCAAACATAGATCTGGCGGAAGCTTTTTCCATGAGCGGAAATCGTCGAGAGTCGAGAGCGTGTGTAAGCAGTTACTTTGGTGGGTTTTGGTTAAACTTAACAATTCAACAGTTGCATAAGCCCGTGTTCCAAGCCGCCTATTTAATGAACAATAAATCctgaacaataaataatttttaacgtgCAAGAATGCGTATTTAACTAGaaagagttttaaatatttttaactcttacGGGGGCACGAAAAAGCAACTTGGGCAGGATCACGTGGGCGCTAAGGTGATGTGCGCTCCGGGCTCTGCCCGATAGGCCAGTCTAGCCCTGCTCTCAGGAATCAATGGGCGATTGGCACTGTCGAATATGAAATGTCAGATGTGTTTTTGCCATCATAAATCCAAGCCTCTTGTGTAGTTACTTTCAGTCCTTAATGAAGAACCAGTTTTATATGACATCTCTTTCGAAGCTGTGGGTGACCCCAAGTTAAATCTAAAAAGAGTCATATTTATCctaaagaaatatttcgaaTTAATGTCATTACAGTATCATGTGCGTTAAATAAACAGtcatcatcaaaataaataaataaacatggCTAGGATAGACAGGAGCTCgtataaacaataaaataatattttgcaatttttgctcattgCAGGCAACTCTTCTTGTTTGTGTGTCAATTTCACGCAAGAAAGATGGCAGATTTCATAGATTCGGAGGCTGAGGAGAGTGAGGAGGAGCAGGAATTGACTGAAAAGGATCGCAAGAAGCTCAAGAAGGTGAAGGCTATTGAGAGCGACGACGAAGATGACGACGATGAAGGTGAGTTTTGACGAAATTCCGACGAAACTTTAATCTAATATCTTTGATCCTAATATCAGATGAGGAGCGTATGCGAGAAGAACTGAAAGACCTCATCGACGACAATCCAATCGAGGAAGATGATTCGGACGGCTCTGACGATGATGGTCCCAATCGCAAGCGCAAAAAATCTGACGACGAGGATGAGTTGGAAGAAGGGCTTGATGAAGACGATTACGACCTTCTCGAGGACAATTTGGGCATCAAACTCGACAGAAAGGTATATCTTGTGCTGAAAATGTCGACTTTTTactaaattgtttatttcacaGAAACACTTCAAGCGATTGCGTCGCATTGATGATGAAGAGTCTGATGATGAAGGTGAGGGAGGCGGCGATGCTCGAGAGGCCATCGCCACTGAGCTCTTTGAAGGCGGCTCTGACCATGATGAGGAAGGAGACCACACTCAAAGGTCAGAAGATGTGAACATGGAGGAGGACGATGAAGACGAAGGAGAGTACTCTGATGATCCTGATGACTTCATCGTCGACGATGACGGCAATCCTATCGCCacgaagagaaaaaagaggaaaCCAATATTCACTGATGCGTGAGTATATTACCATTaggtcaaatttaaatgaattttagaacATTTCAGTATATCATAATCGTGGTGATTTTGTATTATATTGAActgcttgaatatttttattgattttgctgATAATACAAGTCTGTGAGTAAAGGGCTCCTTCAAAAAATAacttgtcaaattttatttatatatttattattttattttatacttatcTTATCttccaaaataattactaTTATTACAGGTAATtctgataaatatattttgattggCTTCACAGTGCTCTTCAAGAGGCTCAAGATATTTTTGGTGTGGACTTTGACTATGAGGAGATTGGAAAATACGACGAGTATGAAGATGAGAGCGACGAGGAGGAGGACGATGAGTACATCGACGAGGAAGGAACGGAAGGAGAAAAGAGGCGAAAGGAAAAGCGAAGCCGCACCAAGAAGGCGTCACGCAAATCCATCTTTGAAATTTACGAGCCTGAGGAGCTTCGCAGGGGTCATTTCACTGACCTTGATAATCAAGTAAGAATAAGTTGATTCTCTTTTCagcagatttttcaattttgaccttTTCTATTTAGATCAGGAACACTGATATTCCCGAGCGGATTCAGCTCCGTCAAGTTCCTCTCGTCAAAGTGGCCAAAGACAGCCCAGAGTTGGAGGAGGAGGCCAAGTGGATTTTCGCCAACGCGTTTAGCAAAGGCACCATCTCGCAGCAAGAAGGAGAAGGGCGCGGTGCCAGCAAGAAAGACCCCGTGACCACTATTCCGAAAATCAAGAAGTGTCTCGAGTTCATCCGGTGCGACCTCTTTGAGGTGCCATTCATTGCATTCTACCGCAAGGAGTACACTCAGCCAGAACTAAACATCAACGATTTGTGGAAAATCTACAAGCATGACGAGAAGGTAACAACCCTCCTATTTGTTAAGAGGatagaaactaaaaataacgTTGCACATTGCAGTGGTGCCAGCTTAAGAGTAGGAAAGAGGGCTTGGCCAGGCTCTTtgagaaaatgcaaaactaCCAAGCAGACAAACTGATGGAGAACATCAACCAGCCTCTTCCTGAGGACGTTCGCGTTATGCACAATGAAGACATTACTCGGTAAGCATCTGAATATCTGAAAGCCATACATGGCTgtgttaaaatgattttttgcatttttataattattgaacATGTCTACCAAATTCTCTGTGAACAGCGACTATTGGAAAAGGGTGTAATGTcgtgggaatttttaaatggggtTGTGATTCCCtgagatattttaaagaattctTGGCTTGTGTCTCTAGGCGCGAGAAAATAGTTAAGTTAGACTTTTTGCTGAGATTTTAACCCTAAATTTAGTacttcttgtttattcttgctaaagtcaatacaataaaaaacaataattgaataaattcataaCGAGAATGGGCTAACAATACTAGCAGATAAAATGCGAAAACGATTGATTACTTGAGTAATTTTATGCtaatatcaattttctcgttttacagaaatatttgttttttaaaatgcttataATCTTGAgattcatgctcatttgatggtccaaaaattaaagcaagtaacagataaattaattttaatgcgtTACTCAAAACACACTGTTAAAAATACGTTGTATGAATGTGTTCcttgcaatttattattcctgATATTCCATTTCAGAGTGAACAACGTTAGCAGCATGGAAGAACTGAGAGATGTGTACCAGCATTTCATTCTGTACTATGGCAATGAGATTCCAGCCATGCAGGAGGCAAccaagaaaaaagaaaaggccCGAGCCAAGGAAGAGCGCGAACGCAAACGACAGGAACGACTTGCCAGGCGTGCTGATCCCGAGAATGCAGATGTAAACCCTTTTTGTTAAAGGCTtatgttatgttttaaattgctataTCTACAGGAGGAGGATATGGATGCAGATTTTGTGGATGTTGAAGAGGAACCTGAGGAGGACCAGGAGACAGAGAATGTGAAGCAGGCGTCTCGAAACAGCACCTACTCCCTCTGCTGCAGAGCAAATCTGCAAGGCCTGGCTGCCAGGTTTGGTCTCACGCCCACCGAGTTTGCTGAAAATCTGAGGGACAACTACCAGCGCAACGAAATCGAGGGTGACGAGGACCAGGAACCTACTGTGGCTGCCGAGCAGTTCATTAATGGGTAcgttttttcattaattcctGACAGCATAATATTCAACATGGTTTTTACAGCAATTTCAAAAGCGCTGATGAAGTCCTCAGGGCTGTCACCTTCATGTTGGCGGTCCAGTTGTCAAGGGAACCCTTAGTCAGGTCAACCATTCGCCAGGCCTATCAAGAAAGGGCCAAGCTGACAGTGCGGCCGACAAAGAAGGGCATGAAGGAAATTGACGAGAACCACCCGTGCTACAGGTGaagcttaaaatattcattattcaaaCTCAAGTTATAACTGTCTTTTCATTCCAGCGTGAAATACTTAAAAGACAAACCAGTGACTGACCTGAAAGGGGATATGTTCCTCCAACTTTGCATGGCTGAGCAAGAGAAACTGCTCACTCTGACTCTGAGCGAGGATATCGATGGCATGACAACAATCTCATACCTGACCGAGATGAAAAACTTGTACACCAAGGATGGATTCAGCAAGAACGTGCAAGAGTGGAACACTCTGAGGACAGACTGCGTTGAGTTAGCATACAAGAAATTCATCTTGCCTCAGATGCGAACTGAACTGAAAGAAAAACTACTTAGGGAGGCCAAAGACTGCGTCTTGAAGGCGTGCTGCCGCAAACTGTACAACTGGTTGAAGgtcaacaatttcaaattaatctaaCACCCTATTAACCTTGCTTCATCAATAGGTTGCTCCATACACCGTCGAATTTCCTGATGAGGATGAAGATGACTGGGACACTACCAACGGCATCCGCATCCTCAGTATTGCCTACGTCACCGACATGGATCAGGCTGCATTCGCCAGCGTGATTGGTCCGCAAGGCGAATGCGTTGAGTTCCTTAAACTGCCAGGCTTACTGAAGCGCAAGAACAGCAGGAGGGATGAGGACAGGTTGGACAAGGAGGCCGACATTGAGGCTCTGAGGAGATTGATGATCTCGAGGAAGCCCCACTTAGTCGTCATTGGCGGCGAATCTCGTGACGCCACCATGGTGCAGGCCGACCTCCAGGAGATTGTCAACGGGCTGACTGAAGACGAACAGTTCCCAAGCATTAAGGTCGATATTGTGGACAATGAACTGGGCAAGGTCTACGCCAACTCAAAGAGAGCCACTGTAAGTAGATAATTTCTACTCAATCTCTTTAAAGTTTTAGAgaagttagaaaataaaaagtatccattgagaaatttatatcaatcagggaatgtacaaaattaatcgattattccttaaaatattcagtgtTTAAGTGTAAAAGTGTATTTAACCATTGATTTTTAGCGTAAAacaactttattaattttttcaagtgcCATCAGCATAATAGCCGGTtggttattttattcttaagaCCTGCTTAAGACAGTAAATTCCTCCTGAGTTAACCGTTGGAAAAACCCGcgggaattttttaatgcatcgCAATGTTCATTTGATTGCCgtcacagaaaaaataactatAATCCTTTCTTGCACATTCCTCaccagttaaatttaatttttgagcattttgctcttatattttttaattttaaattcatgtttAACAGAGCGAGTTCCGTGACTATCCCGCCCTGCTGCGCCAGGCAATTTCTCTTGGCAGGCGCATGCAAGACCCACTAATTGAATTTGGCCAGCTGTGCACTCCAGATGAAGAAATCCTTTGTCTGAGATTCCATTCTCTGCAGGtaagaaaaaaactcaatttatttttctttaaaaagcttaaacaattaaatttgcaggaCAATATTGACAAGGAAGAGCTGTTGGAGTATCTCTACCTGGAGTTTGTTAATAGAACAAACGAGGTCGGCGTTGACCTGAACCGTGCCATGAATGAATTGAGCGTTGCCAATCTCCTTCAATTTGTGTGCGGCTTGGGCCCACGCAAAGCTGCTGCGATCATGAAGACGCTCAAACAAACCAAccataaaatggaaaatcgtAGCCAGCTTGTCACCGTGTGCCACATGGCGCCGATAATTTTCATCAACTGCGCTGGATTTTTGAAGATCGACACTAACTCTCTTGGTGATAGTACTGAGGTGTACGTTGAAGTTCTCGACGGATCTCGAGTCCATCCTGAAACGTACGAGTGGG encodes:
- the Spt6 gene encoding transcription elongation factor SPT6, giving the protein MADFIDSEAEESEEEQELTEKDRKKLKKVKAIESDDEDDDDEDEERMREELKDLIDDNPIEEDDSDGSDDDGPNRKRKKSDDEDELEEGLDEDDYDLLEDNLGIKLDRKKHFKRLRRIDDEESDDEGEGGGDAREAIATELFEGGSDHDEEGDHTQRSEDVNMEEDDEDEGEYSDDPDDFIVDDDGNPIATKRKKRKPIFTDAALQEAQDIFGVDFDYEEIGKYDEYEDESDEEEDDEYIDEEGTEGEKRRKEKRSRTKKASRKSIFEIYEPEELRRGHFTDLDNQIRNTDIPERIQLRQVPLVKVAKDSPELEEEAKWIFANAFSKGTISQQEGEGRGASKKDPVTTIPKIKKCLEFIRCDLFEVPFIAFYRKEYTQPELNINDLWKIYKHDEKWCQLKSRKEGLARLFEKMQNYQADKLMENINQPLPEDVRVMHNEDITRVNNVSSMEELRDVYQHFILYYGNEIPAMQEATKKKEKARAKEERERKRQERLARRADPENADEEDMDADFVDVEEEPEEDQETENVKQASRNSTYSLCCRANLQGLAARFGLTPTEFAENLRDNYQRNEIEGDEDQEPTVAAEQFINGNFKSADEVLRAVTFMLAVQLSREPLVRSTIRQAYQERAKLTVRPTKKGMKEIDENHPCYSVKYLKDKPVTDLKGDMFLQLCMAEQEKLLTLTLSEDIDGMTTISYLTEMKNLYTKDGFSKNVQEWNTLRTDCVELAYKKFILPQMRTELKEKLLREAKDCVLKACCRKLYNWLKVAPYTVEFPDEDEDDWDTTNGIRILSIAYVTDMDQAAFASVIGPQGECVEFLKLPGLLKRKNSRRDEDRLDKEADIEALRRLMISRKPHLVVIGGESRDATMVQADLQEIVNGLTEDEQFPSIKVDIVDNELGKVYANSKRATSEFRDYPALLRQAISLGRRMQDPLIEFGQLCTPDEEILCLRFHSLQDNIDKEELLEYLYLEFVNRTNEVGVDLNRAMNELSVANLLQFVCGLGPRKAAAIMKTLKQTNHKMENRSQLVTVCHMAPIIFINCAGFLKIDTNSLGDSTEVYVEVLDGSRVHPETYEWARKMAVDALEYDDEELNPAGALEEILESPEKLKDLDLDAFAEELERQGFGNRSITLYDIRAELHHRYKDLRCPYQSPNPEELFDMLTKETPDSFYIGKLITAFVTGITHRKPQGDQLDNANPVKNDDTGLWQCPFCLKNDFSELSDVWNHFDAGGCPGSATGVRLRLDNGISGYIPIKNLSDNHVANPEDRVRRGQVIHCRVTKIEVDRFSIECTSKTSDLSDKNNILRPQKDPYYDSETELKDIQAEQDSKKLRAKQTFVTRVIVHPSFYNISFVEADKKMETMDQGDAIFRPSSKGAEHLTCTWKVTDTICQHIDVRESGKENAFSLGKTLWIEHHEFEDLDEIIARHINPMASFARDLLNFRYYRDFDGGKREVAEKYLAEEREKNKNKIHYFVSASKEFAGKFMLSYQPRMHPRHEFLTVMPEGFRYRKQVFDSLNNLFKWFKEHFRDPTPGTPSTPRGSNRTPFANQTPTLNVGGMDAIHRVAQNLPQHIVHSLSQVATHTPGYPHTPGAAAAFPGYGAFANTPYTPSGQTPYMTPYQTPRYQQAHPTASPQQHHRPSSRSRTDMPPPSSIPMGTPRGTPTSHHGTPTYRSTPTYGSGRPQSSAASVEPSDWKRAAEEWAKAKRNPNAGDSGSWGTPRSEGRSTPRDRGTPRDGRSNSRLGTPHGTPRSVASHTSTPRTINSPHSMVESASGGDATPLYDEN